One genomic region from Xiphophorus couchianus chromosome 21, X_couchianus-1.0, whole genome shotgun sequence encodes:
- the cmbl gene encoding carboxymethylenebutenolidase homolog yields the protein MANEAKPCPCDIGDRSDYGGLGQEVQIEHIKAYVVKPSTTSDKAVIVIQDIFGWELPNTRYMADMLAANGYTAVCPDFFVGKEPWSPTKDWSTFQEWLKDKKPTDINKEVDVVLKYLKEQCGAKRIGTVGFCWGGVATHYLALLYSEIKAGVSVYGIVREREDRYSLKSPTLFIFAENDNVIPLDQVSALEANLKGKCTVDFQLKVFPGQTHGFVHRKREDINPADKPQIEEARKDMLNWLNKYI from the exons ATGGCAAACGAGGCCAAGCCATGTCCCTGTGATATTGGTGATCGGTCTGATTACGGAGGGCTGGGCCAGGAGGTCCAGATTGAGCACATCAAAGCGTACGTAGTGAAACCCTCCACCACATCGGACAAGGCTGTGATTGTCATCCAAGACATCTTTGGATGGGAGCTTCCCAACACCAGATATATGGCTGATATGCTGGCTGCCAATGGATATAC TGCTGTTTGTCCCGACTTCTTTGTCGGGAAGGAACCTTGGAGTCCAACCAAAGACTGGTCCACATTTCAGGAGTGGCTTAAGGATAAAAAACCAACTGACATTAACAA AGAGGTAGACGTTGTGTTGAAGTACCTGAAGGAGCAGTGTGGAGCCAAGCGCATTGGAACAGTAGGCTTTTGCTGGGGAGGAGTGGCAACACATTACTTGGCCTTGTTATATTCTGAAATCAAAGCTGGAGTGTCTGTTTATG GAATAGTTCGTGAAAGAGAGGACAGGTATTCACTGAAGAGCCCGACACTGTTCATCTTTGCAGAAAACGATAACGTCATCCCCCTGGATCAG GTCAGTGCCCTGGAAGCAAATCTGAAAGGGAAATGTACAGTAGACTTCCAGTTGAAAGTATTTCCTGGACAGACCCATGGCTTTGTTCACCGCAAGAGAGAGGACATCAATCCAGCTGATAAACCCCAAATTGAGGAGGCCAGAAAGGATATGCTCAACTGGCTCAATAAATACAtctaa
- the cct5 gene encoding T-complex protein 1 subunit epsilon, giving the protein MSSLGTLAFDEYGRPFIIIKDQDKKTRLTGIDALKSHIMAAKAVASTLKTSLGPNGLDKMMVDKDGEVTVTNDGATILSMMDVDHQIAKLMVELSKSQDDEIGDGTTGVVVLAGALLEQAEQLVDRGIHPIRISDGYDQAACVAIETLDKMAESFPCDPNNTEPLIQTAMTTLGSKVINRCHRQMAEIAVNAILTVADMERKDVDFELIKVEGKVGGKLEDTQLIKGVVVDKEFSHPQMPKALNDAKIAILTCPFEPPKPKTKHKLDVTSVEDYKALQKYEKEKFEEMIQQVKSTGANLAICQWGFDDEANHLLLQNELPAVRWVGGPEIELIAIATGGRIVPRFSELTPEKLGTAGLVKEISFGTTKDHMLMITECKNTRAVTIFIRGGNKMIIEEAKRALHDALCVIRNLVRDNRVVYGGGASEIACALAVNQAADKCPSLEQYAMRSFADALEVIPMALAENSGLSPIQTMTEVRARQVKDNNPFLGIDCLHKNTNDMKQQHVIETLIGKKQQIILATQVVKMILKIDDIRNPGESED; this is encoded by the exons ATGTCCTCGTTGGGCACACTGGCATTTGATGAATATGGCAGGCCTTTTATCATCATTAAAGACCAAGACAAGAAGACTCGGCTAACGGGAATTGACGCATTGAAG tcTCACATCATGGCAGCCAAAGCAGTCGCTTCAACGCTGAAAACATCTTTGGGACCTAACG GTCTGGACAAAATGATGGTTGACAAGGATGGAGAGGTGACTGTCACTAACGATGGAGCCACTATTCTCAGCATGATGGATGTGGACCACCAGATTGCCAAGCTTATGGTGGAGCTGTCCAAGTCCCAAGATGATGAGATTGGTGATGGAACCACTGGAGTTGTCG tgctGGCCGGAGCACTGCTCGAGCAGGCCGAGCAGCTGGTGGACCGAGGGATCCACCCCATCAGGATCTCCGATGGTTACGACCAGGCTGCATGTGTTGCTATAGAGACACTAGACAAAATGGCAGAAAGTTTTCCCTGTGACCCCAACAACACTGAACCTCTCATCCAGACTGCCATGACAACACTGGGATCAAAAGT aATTAACCGGTGCCACAGACAGATGGCAGAGATCGCAGTGAATGCAATCCTCACTGTGGCTGACATGGAAAGGAAGGATGTAGACTTTGAGCTCATCAAGGTGGAAGGGAAAGTAGGAGGAAAGCTGGAGGACACACAGCTCATCAAGGGTGTGGTAGTTGACAAAGAGTTCAGCCACCCTCAGATGCCCAAG GCTCTAAATGATGCTAAAATCGCTATCTTGACCTGCCCGTTTGAGCCTCCAAAGCCAAAGACCAAGCATAAGTTGGATGTGACCTCAGTTGAGGACTACAAAGCCCTGCAGaagtatgaaaaagaaaagtttgaagaGATGATCCAGCAG gtcaAGAGCACTGGTGCTAACTTGGCCATCTGCCAGTGGGGCTTTGATGACGAGGCGAACCACCTTCTGCTGCAAAACGAGCTGCCTGCCGTGCGCTGGGTCGGCGGGCCAGAGATTGAA TTGATAGCGATAGCCACCGGGGGGCGGATTGTGCCGAGGTTCAGTGAGCTGACGCCAGAAAAGCTGGGCACCGCCGGCTTAGTGAAGGAAATCTCCTTTGGCACAACTAAGGACCACATGCTGATGATCACAGAATGCAAAAACACCAGGGCCGTAACCATTTTCATCCGTGGTGGCAACAAAATG ATCATCGAGGAAGCTAAGCGTGCGCTCCATGATGCTCTGTGTGTAATTCGCAATTTGGTCAGAGACAACCGTGTTGTTTACGGCGGCGGAGCGTCAGAGATTGCATGTGCTCTCGCTGTGAACCAGGCGGCGGATAAG TGCCCATCATTGGAACAGTATGCCATGAGGTCATTTGCTGATGCTCTAGAGGTCATCCCAATGGCGTTGGCTGAGAACAGCGGTCTCAGCCCCATCCAGACTATGACCGAGGTCAGAGCCAGACAAGTAAAGGACAACAACCCTTTCCTTGGCATCGACTGCTTGCACAAAAACACCAATG ACATGAAGCAGCAACATGTAATTGAGACCTTGATTGGCAAgaagcagcagattattttggCTACCCAGGTGGTTAAGATGATCCTAAAGATAGATGACATCCGAAACCCAGGAGAGAGCGAAGACTGA
- the LOC114137003 gene encoding arylamine N-acetyltransferase 2-like: MEVDRYLSRIGFEGPSGVPSLELLRSVHTCHLLSVPFEDLTVHSGGQVKLDLPVLYDKVVNQRRGGFCFENNSLFYWLLTQLGFQVTVLSGQVKNSITSCYGPPFDHLIIMVNLEGKRWLCDVGFGAAGFSAPLSLDTCGPQEQGHRVYRLRRIDDVHFLEWQKEENRGEDGDWTEIYKFTLEPRRLEDFTQMCQYHQSSPSSIFFCKSLCTVLRPGGRVSYIGRRLITTRFPSEATGGGLETTTRELEDEEIPAVLAENFGIVLQSPLIPKDDTITPPPVVY; the protein is encoded by the coding sequence ATGGAAGTGGATCGGTACTTGTCGCGGATCGGGTTTGAAGGCCCTTCAGGTGTGCCCAGCCTGGAGCTGCTTCGCTCGGTTCACACCTGTCACCTGCTGTCGGTGCCATTTGAAGACCTGACGGTGCACAGCGGTGGACAGGTCAAGCTGGACCTTCCGGTCCTCTACGACAAGGTTGTGAACCAGCGCAGGGGTGGCTTTTGCTTTGAGAATAACTCGTTGTTCTACTGGCTGCTGACCCAGCTGGGCTTCCAGGTCACTGTGCTCTCAGGTCAGGTGAAGAACTCCATAACTAGTTGCTACGGGCCCCCGTTTGACCATTTGATCATAATGGTCAACCTCGAAGGGAAACGGTGGCTGTGTGATGTCGGTTTCGGCGCTGCTGGTTTTAGTGCCCCGCTTTCGTTGGATACTTGTGGTCCTCAGGAGCAGGGCCACAGAGTTTACCGTCTCAGAAGGATAGACGACGTGCACTTTCTGGAGTGGcaaaaggaggaaaacagagGCGAAGATGGGGACTGGACGGAGATCTACAAGTTCACCCTGGAACCTCGGCGTCTGGAGGACTTCACCCAGATGTGCCAGTATCACCAGAGCTCTCCTAGCTCCATCTTCTTCTGCAAGTCCCTCTGCACAGTGTTGAGACCCGGCGGGAGGGTGTCTTACATTGGCCGCAGGCTGATCACCACCAGATTCCCATCTGAAGCAACGGGAGGTGGACTAGAAACCACAACCAGGGAACTTGAAGATGAAGAAATTCCGGCTGTTCTGGCAGAAAACTTTGGAATTGTGCTTCAGTCTCCACTTATTCCAAAGGACGACACAATTACTCCACCCCCAGTTGTATACTGA
- the marchf6 gene encoding E3 ubiquitin-protein ligase MARCH6, which produces MDTAEEADICRVCRSEGTPDKPLYHPCVCTGSIKFIHQECLVQWLKHSRKEYCELCKHRFAFTPIYSPDMPSRLPIQDICAGLLTSVGTAIRYWFHYTLVAFAWLGVVPLTACRIYKCLFTGSVSSLLTLPLDMLSTDNLLADCLQGCFVVTCTLCAFISLVWLREQIVHGGAPQWLEQHQPPPPNLAGQANEGQAQGQGAADEPPGAQPDPADPPAQNEAEPEPPDGPPDQPDDPELEEEGAPAEDGEANNGAQDDMNWNALEWDRAAEELTWERMLGLDGSLVFLEHVFWVVSLNTLFILVFAFCPYHIGHFSVVGLGFEEYVQASHFEGLITTIVGYILLAMTLILCHGLAALVRFQRSRRLLGVCYIVVKVSLLVVVEIGVFPLICGWWLDICSLEMFDASLKDREMSFKSAPGTTMFLHWLVGMVYVFYFASFILLLREVLRPGVLWFLRNLNDPDFNPVQEMIHLPIYRHLRRFILSVVVFGSIVLLMLWLPIRLIKVLMPTFLPYNVMLYSDAPVSELSLELLLLQVVLPALLEQGHTRQWLKGLVRAWTVSAGYLLDLHSYLLGEQEDNDANQPANNNNNPPHGPHNNNNNPAPAVGEGLHAAHQAILQQGGPVGFQPYHRPLRFPFRIVLLIIFMCITLLLASLVCLTLPVFTGRWLMSFWTGNSKIHELYTAACGLYVCWLSVRGVTVLLAWMPQGRIVIIHKVQEWTLMILKTLVVALLVAGVIPLLLGLLFELVIVAPLRVPLDQTPLFYPWQDWALGVLHAKIIAAITLMGPQWWLKAVIEQVYANGIRNIDLQFIIRKLAAPVISVLLLSLCVPYVIAAGVVPAVGVTPEMEILMQRRIYPFLLMVVSLIGILSFQIRQFKRLYEHIKNDKYLVGQRLVNYERKSSRANSIPSSNPIAE; this is translated from the exons ATGGACACTGCCGAAGAAG cgGATATTTGCCGTGTGTGTCGCTCTGAGGGGACCCCAGACAAACCCCTGTACCATCCATGCGTGTGCACCGGCAGCATCAAATTCATCCACCAGGAATG TTTGGTCCAGTGGCTGAAACACAGCAGGAAGGAGTACTGTGAATTATGCAAGCACAGATTTGCTTTCACACCAA TCTACTCTCCAGATATGCCCTCACGTCTGCCCATCCAGGACATCTGTGCTGGCCTGCTGACCAGTGTGGGTACAGCCATCCGCTACTGGTTCCATTACACGCTGGTTGCTTTCGCATGGCTTGGAGTGGTTCCTCTCACTGCAT GTCGCATCTATAAGTGTCTTTTTACCGGCTCTGTGAGCTCTCTTTTGACACTGCCGCTGGACATGCTCTCTAC agacAACCTCCTCGCAGACTGCCTCCAGGGTTGTTTTGTTGTCACTTGCACTCTGTGTGCATTCATCAGTCTGGTGTGGCTCAGAGAGCAGATTGTCCACGGTGGCGCCCCCCAGTGGCTGGAACAGCACCAGCCTCCGCCCCCTAACCTTGCTGGACAAGCCAATGAG GGTCAAGCTCAAGGTCAGGGAGCAGCTGATGAGCCCCCTGGGGCCCAACCAGACCCCGCTGATCCTCCGGCTCAAAACGAGGCCGAGCCTGAACCCCCTGATGGCCCTCCAGACCAGCCTGATGACCCTGAGCTGGAAGAAGAGGGTGCACCTGCTGAAGATGGAGAGGCCAATAATGGAGCTCAAG atGACATGAATTGGAATGCCTTGGAGTGggacagagcagcagaggaactAACCTGGGAAAGG ATGCTTGGTCTGGATGGTTCCCTTGTATTTCTG GAGCATGTGTTTTGGGTGGTGTCTCTCAACACActctttattctggtatttg CATTTTGTCCCTACCACATTGGACACTTCTCCGTTGTTGGCCTCGGCTTCGAGGAATAT GTCCAAGCATCTCACTTTGAGGGCCTAATCACGACGATTGTGGGTTACATACTGCTGGCCATGACTCTCATCCTGTGCCAT GGACTTGCTGCTTTGGTCAGGTTCCAACGTTCCCGGCGTCTCCTGGGAGTCTGCTACATTGTTGTCAAG GTTTCTTTGCTGGTTGTCGTGGAGATTGGAGTTTTCCCGTTGATCTGTGGCTGGTGGCTCGACATCTGCTCTTTG GAAATGTTTGACGCCTCATTGAAAGACAGAGAAATGAGTTTCAAGTCAGCACCTGGCACCACCATGTTCCTGCACTGGCTTGTGGGTATGGTGTACGTGTTCTACTTTGCGTCTTTCATTCTGCTTCTAAGAGAG GTTCTGAGGCCCGGAGTGCTCTGGTTTTTAAGAAACCTCAATGACCCGGACTTCAACCCAGTTCAGGAAATGATTCATTTACCCATCTACAGACACCTGCGGCGGTTCATCTTGTCTGTGGTGGTCTTTGGCTCAATTGTGTTGCTGATGCTGTGGCTGCCAATCAGACTTATAAAAGTGTTGATGCCCACTTTCCTCCCATACAACGTAATGCTCTACAG TGACGCCCCTGTCAGTGAGCTGTCTCTGGAGCTCTTATTACTTCAGGTTGTCCTCCCGGCTCTGTTAGAGCAAGGACACACTCGCCAGTGGCTGAAAGGTCTGGTCAGAGCCTGGACAGTCAGTGCTGGCTATTTACT AGACCTCCACTCCTACCTCCTCGGTGAACAGGAGGACAATGATGCCAACCAGCCTgcaaacaacaataacaacccTCCCCACGGTCCTcataacaacaataacaacccAGCCCCAGCTGTTGGGGAAGGACTGCATGCAGCACATCAGGCCATCCTACAGCAGGGGGGCCCAGTGGGTTTCCAGCCATACCACCGACCCCTGCGCTTCCCATTCAGA ATTGTGCTCCTGATTATTTTCATGTGCATCACTCTCCTATTGGCCAGTCTGGTGTGCTTAACTCTACCAG tatTTACAGGCCGCTGGCTAATGTCCTTCTGGACTGGAAACTCTAAAATCCATGAGCTGTACACAGCAGCGTGTGGTCTGTACGTCTGCTGGCTCTCGGTGCGTGGAGTCACTGTGTTGTTGGCGTGGATGCCACAGGGACGCATCGTAATCATTCACAAAGTCCAGGAATGGACACTCATG ATCCTGAAGACCCTGGTTGTGGCTTTGCTGGTTGCTGGAGTCATCCCACTGTTACTGGGGCTGCTGTTTGAACTGGTGATTGTGGCCCCACTTAGAGTACCTTTAGACCAAACCCCTCTGTTCTATCCTTGGCAG GATTGGGCTCTTGGAGTTCTCCATGCCAAAATCATTGCAGCCATCACCCTCATGGGCCCACAGTGGTGGCTTAAGGCTGTAATTGAGCAG GTTTATGCAAATGGAATTCGCAACATTGATCTCCAATTCATAATCCGAAAGCTGGCAGCTCCTGTTATCTCAGTCCTGCTGTTGTCCCTGTGTGTGCCGTATGTGATTGCTGCCGGAGTGGTTCCTGCTGTCG GTGTTACCCCTGAAATGGAGATCCTGATGCAGAGGAGAATCTATCCATTCCTCCTGATGGTGGTGTCACTCATCGGCATCCTGTCTTTCCAGATCAGACAGTTTAAACGACTTTATGAGCACATCAAAAATGACAA GTACCTGGTTGGTCAGAGGCTTGTCAACTACGAAAGGAAATCTAGCAGAGCAAACTCTATCCCATCCTCCAACCCCATCGCAGAGTAA